The nucleotide sequence CCAATATGCAGATGTATATCTAAGATAATTTTATGAAAGTTGATGCTACAGTTCAAGTAACATTGCTTTCTTGTATTCTTTCTGTGTTCAAGTTACTATATAGTTGTTTGAATTTTATCTCTCTTTGTTTATGCATGCggacatttttttaatatttcaatttttCTTTACTGATATTCATATAAATAATGGTAGTTTTAATCTCTTGTTTCCTTTCTCAGGAGGGTACCCATCCCCATTAAACTATCATTTCTTTCCAAAGTCCTGCTGCACGTAGGTTTTTTTTCCAATACACCTCATATTATCATTACATCACCAAAATCTCATTGCTGCAATGCTGAAACTCTAGGTTATGCAAATCTACAGGTCTGTCAATGAAGTTATCTGCCATGGAATCCCAGATGCAAGGTGCATATTTTATTGTGATGTACTTTTTTCAAGTGATGGTGTCCAATTTGCCTTTCATTACCTTGCATCTACATCagacttgataaaaaaaattagcattttttcaaaaaaaaagagaaaattttaaGATGACAATATCAGTTTATTAACATCCACAGCAAGTTCACTGTAAGAGAAGGAAACCAAATGATCTAGTTTATGTAATATTAGCATGTTTAAGTCAAAATTGACTGGCAGAAAAAGGACTTCTCTCTTATCTTGAGCATCTggccttttttattcttttttcctcTTTGATGGTTAAACTGCTAGTTCACTAGTTTCAAGACATTGCTGACAACCTTTAGATAAGCAAAAAGTCGAGTGTGATTGCCCTTTAGTTGAACTCTCTGATTTCATTATGTTATGCTGGCACGTCTTTTGTATGTATCATTTTTAATCTGCTATTATAGATCATCaaactcaaatatattttcactcagatttTAAAAGATCATGATTTTGTAATTTTGACAAAGAATTATGATTTATGGCATTTAATTTTGTAATTAAGATTTTAAAAGATCTGCAACAGAAAAATGAACTTTCTAGTGCTTACTGTAAAGGAAGTAGAATGATTTATGGCATTTAAGTTAATGCATTGCTGAAGTTGCGtaattaaaattaaatgaaaCGTTTGACTGCCTTCTGAGACAATATACTGCTCGACTTTAGTCGTGTAGATGAGTAGGTGGGTTTTATACTATCCTTTCCACCTAGTACTATTGATATTACTCACTTTACAGTTCCCTGTTCTTTCAGAGACTGCAATTAGATGTCTAAATGTAAAGTTCATTTGCTGCATACTTTTTTATTACTCGTTGGTTTTTTTCTTGTGTCATACAATTTAATCAGCAGAAGGTAGAATTAtgctgtttatcatgttgcaggaAACTCAAAGATGGTGACATTGTCAATGTTGATGTAACTGTATATTACAAAGGCGTCCATGGTGAGGTATCTGATACTCTATTTTGTTAGCTTTCTTTGTTGTCATCATTTTTAATTCTTTTGGATTTAAATATGTAGGTGATCTAAATGAAACTTTTTTTGTTGGGGAAGTGGATGAAGCTTCTCAGCAGCTTGTTCGTTGCACATATGAGTGCTTGGAGAAAGCTATTTCTATAGGTTATTTTTAAATATCTAATTGATAACTGTCATGGTTCCTTTGCAATGTTGCTTGCTACGGAATTTCATCCATATATTATGTTCTCTTTGATTAGCTCCTCTTGACTGTTTAATTAGATTAATGTCATGTCTATTTGTGAAAATATCTGAACTTTCTTGGTTCTCAAGCTCAGTTAAACCTGGGGTTCGATACCGTGAGGTTGGTGAAGTTATTAGTCGTCATGCAACAATGTCAGGCTTCTCTGTGGTAAGTTGTGATGTAAGATGCATCCTGTTCTCGACTTAAACAAATGACATGTAATGTTTGGGATGCAGGTGAAATCTTACTGTGGACATGGCATCGGAGAGTTATTTCACTGCGCCCCAAATATTCCTCATTATGGAAGTATCCTTGCTACTAGTCTTTAAGAAATAAAGcacaatattttaaaaattttggttAGGTTTGGTTTGCAATCCTACATGTTAAATAGAAAGATGGAGAATTGCAACTCTAGAAACCAGGCCTCAGATAAAAACTTGGTCATGCTAATTGTCGACCAGAGTTTCTTAACTACAGTCTAGTACTGTTGGTAAATGGTGCTGGTGCCTTAACACTTAAATAGGAAACAAAGCAGTCGGTATCATGAAAGCTGGACAAACTTTTACAATAGAGCCAATGATAAATGCAGGTAACTAATTAGTATTTGTGTTTGCTCAACACCCTTTGTTACTAATATGCTTCAGCTTTTCACTCAGGAGTATGGCGTGACCGGTTGTGGCCTGATGGATGGACTGCAGTTACTGCAGATGGTAAACGAAGTGCTCAATTTGAGCACACACTTCTGGTGAGTAGATCCTTTACACTGTTGGCTGTTATCAATTTGCATGATGATCTGATCTACTAATAATCTTCAACATTATCATCATATGCTTACGCATTAGTTATGCCGTCCAGGTAACAGAGACAGGGGTTGAGGTTTTAACAGCACGGGTGCCCTCATCACCTGATGTCTTCCCTTGGTTAAAGTTAAACCACCCTTAACCATGTTTGGTTCTGCTATGGGCTGCTTTTCCTGGAGCCAGTCAAGCCAATTGTTCAATTTGGTGATTTATCTTGATGTTATGCATACGTAAACAATTTTTTTACACAGTAATGGTTGTCTTTTGCGTTGACAATGTGAAATCTTTTTACTCAGAATCAACAGGCTGTTGTGCATCTCAACCTTTGGCCCGCCAGACGTCACATCCATATCCCATGGTTTGATATATAAAAGGGGTAATTTtcttgatgaatattttatagatGAGGTGAACTTGATGAATATTTATTGTTCTGCGGTGAACCGaatcttataaaaatattataacacagtatttttatttttaccaaaTTTTGAAGGaatattatgttttaatgcagtttttaatattatcaaaaaatattatagtatagtattttttaataaattttataagaatattatgtttatagtatttttataatgCATTATGGTGCTTTCAACAATATTAGTAAAACACTAACACGGTACGAAAATATTGTAACacagttaattttattttcaataatattaaaaaacatGTATAAAAATATTGAAACATATTATCTGTTtcctatgttataatatttttttgatattactaaaaatactataatgcaacttaaaaatattatagttgGATTGAgatatccataaaaaaaaaaaggaaagagataGACGATtggggaattttacataataagttAAAAGGAGTGTTAGGAAATTTAAAATAGAGGGTGCTTTTCTGAAAAATCTAAAAcgatatattttttttgagaattcattcaaaacaatataaaaaaaattatgacaaccatatataataatataacgaAATATAAGCAAAAAATAGTAAAAATGTAACATAATAATTTACTTAATCTTAGCATGATTTGAATTGCAAAGCAAACGCCCCTTAACGTCGTCGTCTATATCGAATTTggcatatcaaatatttattataaGATCTTGACAGTTTATCCAAAGGttatatatattcaaatttttgatctttaaaaagaaaagaaaaaagcgcCTGGGCCCATTACCTGCTGTATCGAGCACCCATGAGTTCGCCGTCCAGGCTGTCTGGCTCCTGGGAACGTTCCAGAACCAGAGAGAACGCTCCGACGGCGACTTCATAAGCCCcatctttcctcctcctcctcctcctcctcctctcactCCCTTCTCCATGCGAAACCAATTCTAACCCATCGACAGCCGTTCTCCACCTCGTTCCCTCCTCCATGGCCGAGGAAGCCAAAGCCAAGGGCAACGCTGCCTTCGCTGCCGGCCGCTTCGACGACGCTATCCGCCACTTCTCCGAGGCCATCGACCTCGCCCCCACCAACCACGTCCTCTACTCCAACCGCTCCGCTGCCTATGCCTCCCTCCAGCGCTATGAAGCCGCCCTCGCCGACGCCCGCAAGACCGTCGAGCTCAAGCCTGACTGGGCCAAGGGCTACGGCCGCCTCGGCGCCGCCCATCTCGGCCTCGGCGACGCTGGCCAGGCCGTCTCCGCCTACGAGAAGGGCCTCGAGCTCGATCCCGCCAACGAGGCCCTTAAGGTCGGCCTCTCCGACGCTCGGGCCACCGCCGCTCGGTCCCGGGCCCCCCCGCCGCAGGGGGCGTCCCCCTTCGGCAAGATCTTCCAGGGGCCGGAACTGTGGGCGAAGCTGACGGCCGATCCGACCACCAGAGAATACCTTCAGCAGCCGGATTTTGTCAAGATGATCCAGGATATCCAGAAGAACCCTAACAACATCAACATGTACCTTTCGGATCCGAGGATGATGCAGGTGATCGGGGTTCTTCTCAATGTGAAAATGAGGGGCCCCACGGATGAGATGGCGAGCGAATCTCCCCAGCCAGAGCAGGAGAAACCACAGCCGGAGCCAGCGAAGAAGGCACCGCAACCGGAGCCAGAGCCGGAGCCCATGGAGGTGCCGGAAGAGGCGAAGGATGGTAAGGAGAGGAAGGCCAAAGCGCAGAAGGAGAAAGAGGCAGGCAATGCTGCTTACAAGAAAAAAGATTTTGAGACGGCAATTCAGCATTATACTCGAGCAATGGAGCTGGACGATGGAGACATCTCTTACCTCACTAATAGAGCTGCTGTTTACCTGGAGATGGGAAAGGTGACTAGCTCACTTGGTCTTTTTCACTTTTCTGAGAACATTGAAATGCTCATTCAAATTATTGAATCCTGTAGAGGCTTTATTTCCATTGATATTGTATTGCCAATTATTTGCTTTTGTTTGTTTTCTTTGCACTTAATATTGTGCATGAGATTTTCTGTTGGCACTAATATTGGCTATCCACTTTTGAAATTTCAAGTTGAATGTGTGAAATGCTGATAGATACCATTGATTAATTGATTGCTAGCTTTACACTATCTTGCTTTATAAG is from Musa acuminata AAA Group cultivar baxijiao chromosome BXJ3-8, Cavendish_Baxijiao_AAA, whole genome shotgun sequence and encodes:
- the LOC135645938 gene encoding hsp70-Hsp90 organizing protein-like; the protein is MAEEAKAKGNAAFAAGRFDDAIRHFSEAIDLAPTNHVLYSNRSAAYASLQRYEAALADARKTVELKPDWAKGYGRLGAAHLGLGDAGQAVSAYEKGLELDPANEALKVGLSDARATAARSRAPPPQGASPFGKIFQGPELWAKLTADPTTREYLQQPDFVKMIQDIQKNPNNINMYLSDPRMMQVIGVLLNVKMRGPTDEMASESPQPEQEKPQPEPAKKAPQPEPEPEPMEVPEEAKDGKERKAKAQKEKEAGNAAYKKKDFETAIQHYTRAMELDDGDISYLTNRAAVYLEMGKYEECIKDCDKAVEHGRELHSDFKMIARALTRKGTALVKLAKCSKDYEPAIETFQKALTEHRNPDTLKKLNDAERAKKELEQQEYFDPNIADEEREKGNELFKQQKYPEAVQHYTEALKRNPKDPRVYSNRAACYTKLGALPEGLKDAEKCIELDPSFSKGYTRKGAIQFFMKEYDKALETYQEGLKHDPNNQELMDGIRSCVEQINKTNRGEISEEELKERQAKAMQDPEIQNILTDPVMRQVLIDFQENPKAAQDHLKNPQVMHKIQKLVSAGIVQMR
- the LOC103993241 gene encoding methionine aminopeptidase 1A isoform X3, coding for MDTDSSTPTESGLSCARCGKPAYLQSWKFELLGDMPYNLHLCLPLSQKGRCPKCVELKLPQEGSTFCTQDCFKISWSSHKLVHPKSKLANVRSAHSEQSLDGWLYCLKNGQARTSKLPHFGWTGALRPCPISKRRLVPDGVEKPDWSIDGIPKTELNSDLQNIVEIKTPEQIELMRETCRIAREVLDAAACIIRPGITTDEIDEVVHQATIAAGGYPSPLNYHFFPKSCCTSVNEVICHGIPDARKLKDGDIVNVDVTVYYKGVHGDLNETFFVGEVDEASQQLVRCTYECLEKAISIVKPGVRYREVGEVISRHATMSGFSVVKSYCGHGIGELFHCAPNIPHYGRNKAVGIMKAGQTFTIEPMINAGVWRDRLWPDGWTAVTADGKRSAQFEHTLLVTETGVEVLTARVPSSPDVFPWLKLNHP
- the LOC103993241 gene encoding methionine aminopeptidase 1A isoform X4; this encodes MCSVWQTSLSSFRSWKFELLGDMPYNLHLCLPLSQKGRCPKCVELKLPQEGSTFCTQDCFKISWSSHKLVHPKSKLANVRSAHSEQSLDGWLYCLKNGQARTSKLPHFGWTGALRPCPISKRRLVPDGVEKPDWSIDGIPKTELNSDLQNIVEIKTPEQIELMRETCRIAREVLDAAACIIRPGITTDEIDEVVHQATIAAGGYPSPLNYHFFPKSCCTSVNEVICHGIPDARKLKDGDIVNVDVTVYYKGVHGDLNETFFVGEVDEASQQLVRCTYECLEKAISIVKPGVRYREVGEVISRHATMSGFSVVKSYCGHGIGELFHCAPNIPHYGRNKAVGIMKAGQTFTIEPMINAGVWRDRLWPDGWTAVTADGKRSAQFEHTLLVTETGVEVLTARVPSSPDVFPWLKLNHP
- the LOC103993241 gene encoding methionine aminopeptidase 1A isoform X5, producing MDTDSSTPTESGLSCARCGKPAYLQCPKCVELKLPQEGSTFCTQDCFKISWSSHKLVHPKSKLANVRSAHSEQSLDGWLYCLKNGQARTSKLPHFGWTGALRPCPISKRRLVPDGVEKPDWSIDGIPKTELNSDLQNIVEIKTPEQIELMRETCRIAREVLDAAACIIRPGITTDEIDEVVHQATIAAGGYPSPLNYHFFPKSCCTSVNEVICHGIPDARKLKDGDIVNVDVTVYYKGVHGDLNETFFVGEVDEASQQLVRCTYECLEKAISIVKPGVRYREVGEVISRHATMSGFSVVKSYCGHGIGELFHCAPNIPHYGRNKAVGIMKAGQTFTIEPMINAGVWRDRLWPDGWTAVTADGKRSAQFEHTLLVTETGVEVLTARVPSSPDVFPWLKLNHP